The window GGGCGCATCGCCGATGCGCTGACGCACGCTTCGCTGCTGCCGTACACGTTCCTGATCGTCGGTCACATCGAATCGACCGGACGGCGCGAGAACAACGTGCTGCTCAGTCAGCGGCGCGCCGACGCGATCCGCGACATCCTGGTCAACACCTTCAAGATCACGGCGAAGCGCCTGCAATCGGTCGGGCTCGGCGAAGAGCAATTGCTCGACCCCGCCCGCCCCAACGCGCCGGTCAACAACCAGGTGCAGATCATGCTGGTCGGCAAGGTCGCCGATAGCGCGCCGCCCGCGCACCCCGCCCCGGCGGCGGCCGCCAAGAAGCCGGCGAAACCGGCGAAGCGGCACTGATTGGATTGAATAGCGGGGCGTCGGAACTGCGTCGCCTCCCGCCCGTATGCGATGGCCCCGGAGCGAGGGGCGCCTCCACGACTTCGGAATACTAGAAAAATACCGCTGATTTGCCCGACTGGTCAAATTGCAAATGTCCGCCGGCAGCCGCCGGCTCCTTTGCATGGGGTTGTTTTCGATATTTTGGCAGTGCACCCCTAAGGCGGCAGGCTATCGGCCTCGTTCGATAGCCCGGCCACGGTGGACACGTCAGTTGCAGAAGCCGCAAGCGCCGTATGCGATGGCCTTGCCGCAAGCGGGAGCGGTGCACGCCGCAGAATAAATTTCTCCCTTGCCGACCGATTGCAGAACGGACCGTGCGTTCCTATCTCGGCTGAACCCGCATCACGCCCCGCCCGGGCCTCAATCCGCGCGCGCCCTTCCCTCACGCTGCCGATCCTCCATGTCGCCGATCATTTCCGTATCCAATCTGTCAAAGACCTATGGCTCCGGCTTCAAGGCGCTGAAGGGCATCAATCTCGATATCGTCAAAGGCGAGATCTTCGCGCTGCTCGGACCGAACGGCGCCGGCAAGACCACGCTGATCAGCATCATCTGCGGCATTGCCAATCCGAGCGAGGGCCGCATTTCGATCGGCGGACACGACATCATCGCCGATTATCGCGCGGCGCGGTCGATGATCGGGCTGGTTCCGCAGGAACTGCACACCGACGCCTTCGAGTCGGTCTGGGCAACCGTCAGCTTCAGCCGCGGCCTGTTCGGCAAGCCGAAGAACCCCGCCCATATCGAGAAGGTGCTCAAGGACCTGTCGCTGTGGGACAAGAAGGACAACAAGATCATCACGCTGTCCGGCGGCATGAAGCGCCGCGTGATGATCGCCAAGGCGCTGTCGCACGAGCCGCAGATCCTGTTCCTCGACGAGCCCACCGCCGGCGTCGACGTCGAATTGCGCAAGGGGATGTGGGAAGTGGTCCGCACGCTGCAGGCGGCCGGCGTCACCATCATCCTGACCACGCATTACATCGAAGAAGCCGAGGAGATGGCCGACCGCATCGGCGTCATCAACAAGGGCGAGATCATCCTGATCGAGGACAAGGCGACGTTGATGCAGAAGCTCGGCAAGAAGCAGCTGACGCTGCAGCTGCAGAGCAAGCTCGACGCCGTTCCGCAGGCACTCGCCAGCTACAATCTCGAACTCTCTGACGACGGCCACGCGGTGACCTACGACTACGACACCAAGGGCGATCGCACCGGCATCACCAGCCTGCTCAACGATCTGCGCAATGCCGGCGTCCGGATCTCCGATCTCGATACCAAGCAGAGCTCCCTCGAAGACATCTTCGTCAGCCTCGTGAGGGCGCCATGAACTACCGCGCAATCCGGGCGATCTATCTGTTCGAAATGGCGCGCACCTGGCGCACGCTGCTGCAGAGCATCGTCTCGCCGGTGGTGTCGACCTCGCTGTATTTCGTGGTGTTCGGCGCCGCGATCGGCTCGCGCATCACCGAGGTCGAGGGCGTCAGCTACGGCACCTTCATCGTGCCGGGGCTCGTGATGCTGTCGGTATTGACGCAGAGCATCTCGAACGCCTCGTTCGGCATCTACTTCCCGAAATTCGTCGGCACGATCTACGAGATCCTGTCGGCGCCGATTTCCTATTTCGAGATCGTCATCGGCTATGTCGGCGCCGCCGCCACCAAGTCGATCGTCCTCGGCCTGATCATCCTGGCAACCGCCGGACTTTTCGTACCTCTGCATATCCAGCATCCGGTATGGATGCTGACCTTCCTGGTGCTGACCGCGGTCACCTTCAGCCTGTTCGGCTTCATCATCGGCATCTGGGCCGACGGCTTCGAGAAGTTGCAGATGATTCCGATGCTGGTGGTGACGCCGCTCACCTTCCTCGGCGGCAGCTTCTATTCCGTGAACATGCTGCCGTCGGGCTGGCGCACCATCACGCTGCTCAATCCCGTGGTCTATCTGATCTCCGGCTTCCGCTGGAGCTTCTACGAGATCGCCGATGTCAGCGTCGGGCTCAGCCTCGGCATGACCGCGGGCTTCCTGATCGCCTGCATGGTGATCGTGGCCTGGATCTTCCGGACCGGCTACCGGCTGAAGAACTGACTCGCGAAGGCAACCGTTCCGGGGCGCTCGCGCGCCTCCGGAATGACAGCCACCGCCTCAGTAGCAGTGGAAGTGGCCGTGGCGGTAATAGCCGCGACAACGGTGGCCACGGCGATAGCCGCGATCCGGGATACCGAACACGCCCTTGACCGCGCCCATCGCGCCACCGACGCCGGCGCCGACGGCCCCGCCAACCACGCCGCCTATCGGGCCGGCGGCCCGGTTGCCTTCATAAGCGCCTTCATGCGCCCCGCGGACGATGCCCTGGGCATGGCCGGCATGAGGGACAGTCACCAGCGCCAAAGCGAGAGCTGCGGCCGCAAGCAGGAGCCGCGCGGAGAGGCCGGCTGGGACGACGGCCGCGGTCTTAACCTTGGTGTTGTTCATCTGGATTCCTTGATGCGCGACGCGAACGCGCCGCTGGGCGGGATTGTGAAACGCCCATGCGGCCAAATGGTTGCGTGGCGGCGACCAATTGGGGCCATGATCGCCGCCTGCTCGCGAAAATGTCAGCCCGCGGTGACAGCCCAGCCCGGCTTCGGCCTTGTTTGCGCCGCGTGCGGAATTAACGATGCACCAGGTCCGCCACTGGAACCAAATTCGGATTCCGTGCATATTGGTTGCCGGGGACGGACAGCCGCGGCTTTGCGATCAGGCCTGGAGGCCAAAGATAAAATGCGTTCGTTCCTCATTGCGTTCACTTCCGTTATGCTTTTCACGGCCGGCGCCGCGCAGGCCAAGGTCGATATCACCATTGACAAGGACAACCAGCAGATGACCGTCGCGGTCGACGGCGTCGCGCGCTATCACTGGCCGGTCTCGAGCGGCATCCCCTCGCGCGAAACGCCGAACGGCACCTTCCGCGCCTTCCGCATGGAAGAGGATCACTACTCCAAGGAATTCGACGACGCGCCGATGCCCCACTCGATCTTCTTCACCAAGATCGGACACGCGATCCACGGCACCGACTCGGTCAATCGCTTGGGCACACCAGCCTCGCATGGCTGCGTGCGGCTGTCGCGCGACAACGCATCGACACTCTACGCCTTGGTCCAGAAGGAAGGCGTGCTCAACACCACCGTGACACTGACCGGCTCGTCCCAGGTCGCGCTGGCGCGCAATCCGCGCGGGCGCAACGGCACCGCGGTCGCCCGCCGCGCGCCGCAGCAGGACGAGCAGTACGGTACCGCCGCCGCCGGCGACCCTGTCGTCCTGACACCGCAGCCGCGCGAATATCCGGCGCAGGCCCGTGCCGACGACGGCTACATCTATCCGGCCGACGGCAGCTCGACCGCGCAGCGCTACCCGGCGCCGCCGTCAAGCCGACGCGTCTACGACGCGCAGGCCTATGGCCAGCAGCAATACTACGGCAACCAGGGCTACGCGGCGGCGCCGCAAGGCTACTATCAGCCGCGGCCGTACTACCAGCAGCAGCAGCGCGGCTTCTACGGCAACAACTATCAGGACTGAGACGCGCAATCTCCCGATCCGCTGACGGCGCCGCAGGCAGCGCGCCGTCAGTTCACGCTCCCCTCACCCGCTTGTGACCGTCGCAAAAGGCCCGCGTCGTCGTGCGCCGTGGCCCGTCGTCGCGCCGTCATCTGATTGTAAAATTAGCCCGATATTCGGCGGCAAGAGCGCCCACCCGGCCCCTGGAGGCCGAATCACGCGGAATGCCCATGAAACCAGGGCGAGAAGCGCGGGTCGCGTAGGCAATATCAGAGGTCGACATGAAACGGGGCATCATTGTCCTTTGCCTGTGCATCGTGGCGATGGCCGGCTATTTCACGACGGACA of the Bradyrhizobium quebecense genome contains:
- a CDS encoding ABC transporter permease, whose product is MNYRAIRAIYLFEMARTWRTLLQSIVSPVVSTSLYFVVFGAAIGSRITEVEGVSYGTFIVPGLVMLSVLTQSISNASFGIYFPKFVGTIYEILSAPISYFEIVIGYVGAAATKSIVLGLIILATAGLFVPLHIQHPVWMLTFLVLTAVTFSLFGFIIGIWADGFEKLQMIPMLVVTPLTFLGGSFYSVNMLPSGWRTITLLNPVVYLISGFRWSFYEIADVSVGLSLGMTAGFLIACMVIVAWIFRTGYRLKN
- a CDS encoding OmpA family protein, with product MMRLTTRGLRDLGLLGVLGTLVLLAMPLAPAQAQTAITRDDVIAKLNHYETDATIDVPALRQQVLERSRSRSKNEPPPQKRPPIAPDLTNLPTFNADIQFDVDTPIVLPDSYQSVGRIADALTHASLLPYTFLIVGHIESTGRRENNVLLSQRRADAIRDILVNTFKITAKRLQSVGLGEEQLLDPARPNAPVNNQVQIMLVGKVADSAPPAHPAPAAAAKKPAKPAKRH
- a CDS encoding L,D-transpeptidase codes for the protein MRSFLIAFTSVMLFTAGAAQAKVDITIDKDNQQMTVAVDGVARYHWPVSSGIPSRETPNGTFRAFRMEEDHYSKEFDDAPMPHSIFFTKIGHAIHGTDSVNRLGTPASHGCVRLSRDNASTLYALVQKEGVLNTTVTLTGSSQVALARNPRGRNGTAVARRAPQQDEQYGTAAAGDPVVLTPQPREYPAQARADDGYIYPADGSSTAQRYPAPPSSRRVYDAQAYGQQQYYGNQGYAAAPQGYYQPRPYYQQQQRGFYGNNYQD
- a CDS encoding ABC transporter ATP-binding protein, whose protein sequence is MSPIISVSNLSKTYGSGFKALKGINLDIVKGEIFALLGPNGAGKTTLISIICGIANPSEGRISIGGHDIIADYRAARSMIGLVPQELHTDAFESVWATVSFSRGLFGKPKNPAHIEKVLKDLSLWDKKDNKIITLSGGMKRRVMIAKALSHEPQILFLDEPTAGVDVELRKGMWEVVRTLQAAGVTIILTTHYIEEAEEMADRIGVINKGEIILIEDKATLMQKLGKKQLTLQLQSKLDAVPQALASYNLELSDDGHAVTYDYDTKGDRTGITSLLNDLRNAGVRISDLDTKQSSLEDIFVSLVRAP